A section of the Pseudomonas lini genome encodes:
- a CDS encoding acyltransferase family protein: MTVIAALLLLYTLSIALLNKLFSYSTLLTQQTLERSSPLDALRGILATSVVCHHFITTYYWKTTGIWTRPDSDLLNNLGAVPVSLFFMITGFLFLGKTYESSPNWTKLFSSRVRRIMPLYLFVLAALILTSLIKTEFQMVHFSVLAKETLKWLIFFGASFNGFQDSIRMTAGAHWTLGYEWIFYLTLPLIAILFRKKSPITYLILSLSTLALVALGLHNNLIKPGLFQLFFFGFIPILIKNHLPHAVPLLQGKCAAFIATILIAAALFQHEEYSTFQMLLLAVPFAIISLGNDLFGLLKHHGLKSLGEVSYSIYLTHGLILYWAFSTFNIFDFSKTGILTFVALLPIALVVVSGTSVVTYLFIEKPFIAPNKNKKKPISQSLSTAEPTNT, encoded by the coding sequence ATGACAGTTATCGCAGCGCTACTACTGCTATACACACTATCAATAGCATTATTAAACAAGCTATTCAGCTACTCCACATTACTTACTCAACAAACGCTAGAGCGCTCCTCACCATTAGATGCGCTTCGAGGAATCCTTGCAACATCAGTAGTGTGCCACCACTTCATCACCACCTACTATTGGAAAACAACTGGAATTTGGACACGCCCTGATAGCGATCTATTAAACAACCTAGGCGCTGTCCCCGTTTCATTATTCTTCATGATCACCGGATTTCTTTTTCTAGGGAAAACTTATGAGTCATCGCCAAACTGGACCAAATTATTCAGTTCCCGCGTGCGCCGTATCATGCCGCTTTATTTATTTGTGCTCGCGGCACTTATCCTTACCAGCCTTATCAAAACAGAATTCCAAATGGTTCACTTCAGCGTATTAGCAAAAGAGACACTGAAATGGCTAATTTTCTTTGGGGCATCATTTAATGGATTCCAGGATAGCATCCGAATGACTGCTGGAGCTCACTGGACCTTAGGTTACGAGTGGATTTTCTATCTAACACTTCCACTAATAGCTATCTTATTCCGAAAAAAAAGCCCAATAACCTACTTAATACTGTCATTATCCACCCTAGCATTAGTGGCGCTCGGGCTTCATAACAACCTCATTAAACCTGGTCTTTTCCAGCTATTTTTTTTCGGATTCATTCCGATTCTAATCAAAAATCATCTGCCTCACGCAGTCCCTTTGTTGCAAGGAAAATGTGCAGCATTTATTGCCACAATATTAATTGCAGCCGCACTCTTTCAACATGAAGAATATTCAACATTCCAAATGCTATTGCTCGCAGTTCCATTCGCTATCATCAGCCTTGGAAACGACCTATTTGGCTTACTGAAACATCACGGACTTAAATCTCTCGGAGAAGTAAGCTATAGCATTTATCTTACTCACGGATTAATACTTTATTGGGCATTTTCGACATTCAACATTTTTGATTTTTCAAAAACCGGGATTCTGACATTTGTCGCACTTCTCCCTATCGCACTAGTCGTAGTGTCAGGCACATCTGTCGTCACTTACTTATTCATCGAAAAGCCATTTATAGCACCAAATAAAAACAAGAAAAAACCCATCTCCCAGTCACTGAGCACTGCTGAACCCACTAACACCTAG
- a CDS encoding winged helix-turn-helix domain-containing protein → MNTPNNSFLIFTRDQLARQAIESLLAQRLYLSFEIESGKLSSERIRKNRFTHILLDQADISLSDVSFIRKNQKDAEIILITPNSEPSELHHFSHFGIDGFLKKPVADEEFISAVSRVKESQGNPDIWWFNADDRTLVKEDITIPLTGTESLMLTQLVLSDRRVLSKNDLILRIDKDPEQYSGLEMCLSRLQKKFKTAANGERLIRSVRNRGYCLAQRIRVAY, encoded by the coding sequence GTGAACACGCCGAATAACAGCTTTCTGATTTTCACCCGGGATCAACTGGCACGACAAGCAATCGAATCGCTTCTCGCGCAACGCCTGTATCTATCGTTTGAAATAGAGTCAGGTAAACTCAGCAGCGAACGCATCCGAAAGAATCGATTCACGCACATCCTGCTCGACCAGGCGGATATATCGCTGAGCGATGTCAGTTTCATCCGCAAAAATCAAAAAGATGCGGAAATCATCCTCATAACGCCGAACTCTGAACCTTCGGAACTTCATCACTTTTCGCACTTCGGTATTGATGGCTTTCTCAAGAAACCGGTGGCCGACGAAGAGTTCATCTCGGCAGTCAGTCGGGTTAAAGAGTCCCAGGGCAATCCTGACATCTGGTGGTTTAACGCTGACGATCGAACACTGGTCAAAGAAGACATTACTATTCCATTGACCGGTACCGAATCGTTAATGCTCACCCAACTGGTACTCAGCGATCGACGTGTGCTCAGCAAAAACGATCTTATCCTGCGCATCGATAAAGACCCGGAACAATACAGCGGCCTTGAAATGTGCCTGAGCCGATTACAGAAAAAGTTCAAGACGGCGGCCAATGGAGAACGGCTGATCCGTTCGGTTAGAAACCGTGGTTACTGCCTGGCACAAAGGATAAGAGTCGCTTACTGA
- a CDS encoding winged helix-turn-helix domain-containing protein codes for MMSSESKIENSQRGILAIGRTWRSTEKLRQLFVPNLTHVYTLDYPNPVSLDIETQTLDTVLIDIESPSILDDCLALIKKLRSSPTELAIIVTINYRSPQTKIECYLAGADHCINVPNDQDEKARLISELFETPEWQPSIKLILDQTCLHLYSNDCKLDLAYQEMKALEALINAEGNILHHDCMAESMGLNIKLYDSRVLEKSISRLRNKIKKHFGINIIHSVRGYGYRLLRGVVSVNQANFHS; via the coding sequence ATGATGAGTTCTGAGAGCAAAATCGAAAATAGCCAGAGAGGTATTCTTGCTATTGGGCGCACTTGGCGCTCGACAGAGAAACTTCGCCAGCTATTTGTACCGAATCTCACGCATGTTTATACATTAGACTACCCGAACCCAGTAAGCCTTGATATCGAAACTCAAACGCTCGATACCGTTTTAATCGATATTGAAAGCCCTTCCATTCTTGATGACTGCCTGGCACTGATCAAGAAGTTACGTTCGTCCCCGACCGAACTGGCCATTATCGTAACCATTAATTATCGCTCTCCGCAAACTAAAATTGAATGCTACCTCGCCGGCGCTGATCACTGCATCAATGTACCTAATGATCAGGATGAAAAGGCCAGGCTGATTTCAGAGTTGTTCGAAACTCCGGAATGGCAACCCAGCATAAAGTTGATACTGGACCAAACATGCCTGCACTTATACAGCAATGATTGCAAACTGGATCTGGCCTATCAGGAAATGAAAGCCCTGGAGGCACTTATTAACGCAGAAGGCAATATTCTGCACCATGATTGCATGGCCGAATCCATGGGCTTGAATATAAAACTCTACGACTCACGGGTCTTGGAGAAATCCATAAGCCGGCTTCGAAATAAAATCAAAAAACACTTTGGTATTAACATCATCCACAGTGTTCGTGGTTATGGCTATCGACTGCTTCGAGGAGTCGTATCAGTCAATCAAGCAAACTTTCACTCTTAA
- a CDS encoding VOC family protein yields the protein MKINPYLIFNGDCKAAFTFYAKSLPGQIEVMMTFGETPARDHVPADCHNLIIHTRLLVADQAIMGSDTTPDRPTTKMSGCSVSLNVDSVAEAERVFAALAEGGSIQMPLEATFWAARFGMLLDRFGVAWMVNCEKDQ from the coding sequence ATGAAAATCAATCCCTACCTGATCTTCAATGGCGACTGCAAGGCTGCTTTCACGTTCTACGCCAAAAGCCTGCCAGGGCAGATTGAAGTCATGATGACCTTCGGCGAAACCCCGGCTCGCGATCATGTTCCAGCGGACTGCCACAACCTGATCATTCATACGCGCCTGCTGGTCGCAGACCAGGCAATCATGGGGTCGGACACCACACCTGATCGCCCCACCACCAAAATGAGCGGTTGTTCGGTTTCGTTGAATGTCGACAGTGTGGCGGAGGCTGAGCGGGTATTTGCTGCGTTAGCGGAAGGCGGCAGTATCCAAATGCCGCTGGAGGCGACGTTCTGGGCGGCACGTTTCGGGATGCTGCTCGATCGATTTGGCGTGGCGTGGATGGTGAATTGCGAGAAGGATCAGTAA
- a CDS encoding SGNH/GDSL hydrolase family protein, with protein sequence MKVLVGSVLALGYSFLAAAPLSQLDAVMPCNTENIKAYRILFVGDSITLHGFDETTRKNLGWSHISGMAASSRQSDYVSILSREISDAREQSTVVCYHTAGGSGTVDQRLRALGSVINMRPNLVVIQLGEHEDIRSGIGILEKNYRRLISALRRLDSRPSIIAVGPWSLSSQDGLGHYNGWSGDIDKVMASVSSEEHVPYSSVADIAALPLAHGAGSSDGVRWHPNDYGHSLYAKRLFFLYQQAASSVRD encoded by the coding sequence ATGAAGGTGTTGGTAGGGAGTGTCCTAGCTCTTGGTTACTCCTTTTTGGCTGCTGCACCGTTGTCACAGCTAGATGCCGTGATGCCGTGTAATACTGAAAATATCAAGGCTTACCGGATATTGTTTGTCGGTGACAGCATTACTTTGCATGGCTTCGACGAGACTACAAGGAAGAATCTAGGATGGAGTCATATAAGTGGTATGGCTGCATCCTCCAGGCAGTCTGATTATGTAAGTATTTTAAGTCGAGAAATTAGTGATGCCCGCGAGCAGTCGACGGTGGTTTGTTATCACACAGCGGGAGGAAGTGGCACAGTTGACCAGCGGCTTCGAGCATTGGGCTCTGTAATTAATATGCGCCCAAATCTTGTGGTTATTCAGCTAGGTGAGCACGAGGATATTAGAAGCGGAATCGGTATTTTAGAAAAAAATTACAGAAGGCTAATTTCTGCTCTCCGTCGACTCGACAGTCGTCCGAGTATCATTGCTGTAGGCCCATGGTCCTTGTCTAGTCAAGATGGCTTGGGGCATTACAATGGTTGGTCCGGGGATATCGATAAAGTTATGGCGTCGGTCTCCTCTGAAGAGCATGTGCCTTACTCTTCAGTAGCCGATATCGCGGCTCTTCCACTAGCCCATGGTGCTGGTTCATCTGATGGGGTGCGCTGGCATCCGAATGATTACGGGCATAGCTTATATGCTAAACGTTTATTTTTTTTGTATCAGCAGGCAGCTTCCTCAGTGCGTGATTAA
- a CDS encoding VanZ family protein codes for MITRLKGLIELPFWLRGLLFVTVTVILLFAGLRAQPIPELFVEEDKLHHWIGFLVFACSCRLAFPNVKFFWIALGCLLTGVLIEVAQGLMPMRTASPYDMLANTIGVLMGLLISRYWLR; via the coding sequence ATGATTACGAGGCTCAAGGGCTTGATCGAATTACCGTTCTGGCTCCGGGGCCTGCTCTTTGTCACGGTGACCGTAATTCTGCTGTTCGCAGGTTTGCGCGCTCAGCCGATCCCGGAGCTGTTCGTCGAAGAGGACAAGCTCCATCACTGGATTGGTTTCCTGGTATTTGCGTGCAGCTGCCGCCTGGCGTTTCCCAATGTGAAGTTTTTCTGGATAGCCTTGGGGTGTCTTCTCACCGGCGTGCTCATCGAGGTCGCGCAAGGTTTGATGCCGATGCGCACAGCTTCACCTTATGACATGCTGGCCAATACGATCGGCGTGCTGATGGGGTTATTAATTTCTAGGTACTGGTTGCGCTGA
- a CDS encoding glycoside hydrolase family 99-like domain-containing protein has product MKKLLVASFLSLISSTSYAIDVGVYYYPGWKRPDVDGWAKIRAHPEREPLLGWYTEGSDEVTRSHLQWMEKYGINFIAYDWYWDQGTGVKNRTYAIDSYIRNAKDYNVEFALLWANHTNTPESLSQFDEIVNYWISNYFKNPKYKKIDDKPVVYIFSSDMLSKDSEKFGSSSKKLLTRARKLAKKSGLNGIFFIGASGSKKDSLTLELPNQMYDAVSAYNYQYGPSKTPAIRTLSKSYSELMDGYSQSWNFTLKTSPLPYVIPVTSGWDRSPWGGSSDPAHDNSYSTPEEFSEHLSRAKSELLGNPKKTLNTIIVCCWNEFGEGSYIEPTKKFGFDYLEQIHKVLKTQ; this is encoded by the coding sequence TTGAAAAAGCTACTAGTTGCTTCATTTCTATCCCTGATATCTTCCACCAGCTATGCTATTGACGTCGGAGTCTACTATTACCCCGGCTGGAAAAGGCCTGATGTAGATGGCTGGGCGAAAATCAGAGCGCACCCCGAACGAGAACCGCTTCTAGGATGGTATACGGAAGGGTCGGATGAGGTGACGAGAAGTCACCTACAATGGATGGAAAAATACGGGATAAACTTCATTGCCTACGATTGGTATTGGGATCAAGGAACAGGCGTAAAAAACCGCACTTACGCTATAGACTCATACATAAGAAATGCTAAGGACTACAACGTAGAATTTGCTCTATTATGGGCAAACCATACGAACACTCCGGAAAGCCTGTCACAGTTTGATGAAATAGTTAATTACTGGATATCCAACTACTTCAAAAACCCGAAATACAAAAAAATCGACGACAAGCCTGTAGTTTATATATTCTCTTCAGACATGCTAAGCAAAGATTCAGAGAAATTTGGTTCATCCTCAAAAAAACTACTAACGAGAGCGCGTAAGCTAGCAAAAAAATCTGGACTTAACGGAATCTTTTTCATTGGGGCGTCAGGTTCAAAAAAAGACTCACTAACACTTGAGCTACCAAATCAAATGTATGATGCAGTTAGCGCCTATAACTATCAGTACGGACCGTCAAAAACTCCAGCGATTCGCACTCTATCCAAAAGCTATTCGGAGCTGATGGATGGCTACTCCCAATCTTGGAACTTTACGTTGAAAACAAGCCCCTTACCTTACGTCATCCCCGTGACTTCGGGGTGGGATAGAAGTCCTTGGGGTGGTAGCAGCGATCCAGCGCACGACAACTCCTACAGCACCCCCGAGGAGTTTTCAGAGCATTTATCCAGGGCAAAATCAGAACTTCTTGGCAACCCCAAAAAAACGCTAAACACAATAATTGTTTGTTGCTGGAATGAGTTCGGGGAAGGCTCTTATATTGAACCCACTAAGAAATTTGGATTTGACTATCTTGAGCAAATACATAAAGTCCTAAAAACCCAATAG
- a CDS encoding undecaprenyl-phosphate glucose phosphotransferase has protein sequence MVHNRINRNNITKGLTFWGQWIIAITSVNTLLFGLALYQTGEIEAHYRVLAVLTFLGSVPSYSLLLVYHKQHSYLSGLARLLLGWLLTLAGLTSIGFFSKTSELFSREIIVVWAAAGYCIQALLYLPLHSFSKHYQRQLHSQYNTLIIGTDQLAVNLADKLTKTEYPPLVGLISSNPNELSTQVNAHRVLGPLQELRELIQVHDVRRLYIALPLSEAKQVEALYIDLLDANVDVVWVPDLGSMTLLNHSISELDGLPAIHLNESPLTSYPTAALSKTLLDRSLAALALIGFSPLLLVIAAAVKISSPGPIIFKQERHGWNGKIIKVWKFRSMRLHDDHQVRQAGREDPRITAVGRFIRRTSIDELPQFFNVLQGHMALVGPRPHAIAHNDYYTGKIQAYMARHRIKPGITGLAQISGCRGETETLDKMQKRVEIDLNYINNWSLWLDIKILIKTPFTLFSKDIY, from the coding sequence ATGGTACATAATCGTATTAATCGAAATAACATAACCAAAGGACTGACCTTCTGGGGGCAATGGATAATTGCCATCACTTCGGTCAATACATTGTTATTTGGTCTGGCGCTGTACCAGACAGGAGAAATCGAAGCCCATTATCGCGTGTTGGCGGTACTTACTTTCCTCGGCTCGGTCCCTTCCTACTCCCTGCTGCTGGTCTATCACAAGCAGCATAGTTACCTCAGCGGCTTGGCGCGCCTGCTACTGGGATGGCTGCTGACGCTGGCCGGACTGACCAGTATTGGTTTTTTCAGCAAGACCAGCGAATTGTTTTCCCGGGAAATCATCGTGGTCTGGGCCGCGGCCGGTTATTGCATTCAGGCCTTGCTGTACCTGCCATTGCACAGTTTTTCCAAGCACTACCAGCGGCAATTGCACAGCCAGTACAACACCCTGATTATCGGCACCGATCAACTGGCGGTGAATCTGGCAGACAAACTGACCAAAACCGAGTACCCGCCGCTGGTGGGCCTGATCAGCTCAAATCCCAACGAGCTGTCTACCCAAGTCAATGCCCACCGGGTTCTGGGCCCATTGCAGGAACTGCGTGAGCTAATCCAGGTGCACGACGTCCGGCGGTTGTACATCGCGCTGCCCTTGAGCGAAGCCAAACAGGTCGAGGCGCTGTACATCGACCTGCTCGACGCCAATGTCGATGTGGTCTGGGTTCCCGACCTGGGCAGCATGACGCTGCTCAATCACTCCATCAGCGAACTGGACGGCCTGCCTGCCATCCACCTCAATGAAAGCCCGCTGACCAGTTACCCGACAGCGGCGCTGAGCAAGACCTTGCTGGACAGAAGCCTCGCCGCCCTCGCGCTGATCGGCTTCAGCCCGCTGCTTCTGGTGATCGCCGCCGCCGTGAAGATTTCTTCCCCGGGCCCAATCATCTTCAAACAGGAACGGCACGGCTGGAATGGCAAGATCATCAAGGTCTGGAAGTTCCGCTCCATGCGCCTGCACGACGACCATCAGGTGCGCCAGGCCGGCCGTGAAGACCCGCGCATTACTGCAGTCGGCCGCTTCATACGCCGCACCTCCATCGATGAACTGCCGCAGTTCTTCAACGTGCTGCAAGGCCATATGGCGCTGGTCGGACCGCGGCCCCATGCGATTGCCCATAACGACTACTACACCGGCAAGATCCAGGCTTACATGGCCCGCCATCGAATCAAACCGGGCATCACCGGCCTGGCCCAGATCAGCGGCTGCCGCGGCGAAACCGAGACCCTCGACAAGATGCAAAAGCGTGTGGAGATCGACCTCAACTACATCAACAACTGGTCGTTGTGGCTCGATATCAAGATCCTGATCAAGACACCGTTTACACTCTTTTCGAAGGACATTTATTAA
- a CDS encoding acyltransferase family protein — protein MLAAKKHAGGATAGKFELIQVLRFIAALAVVVCHSAFYSKERLDSETISYNLGANGVPLFFVISGFVMMIAAEKMHNADGAWKLFAIRRIVRIVPLYWFATSVKLFTLLAATGLVLHAQVDWLYTVKSYFFVPAINVDNETKPLLAVGWTLLFEMFFYAVFTLALLVRVSAVKFTAPLLVALAIASVFKTDAWNVALAFYADPIVLNFLWGMLTARLMQRSVLVERNTAVVILLLSLGYLFFPRFPEYGNTITYGLASFLVVYCCASLEKTVNFTMPRGLVFLGAASYSIYLFHPLTAPVVPEVFKRLGIIYSVPSVIGSILVALCVGAFMYRFVECPLTDKLNRYVKQYFSSLTDFRARAKSFE, from the coding sequence ATGTTGGCAGCAAAAAAGCACGCCGGAGGTGCGACGGCGGGTAAGTTCGAATTGATCCAGGTATTGCGATTCATTGCTGCGTTGGCTGTAGTTGTCTGCCACTCTGCGTTTTACTCAAAGGAAAGGCTGGATTCAGAGACTATTAGTTATAACCTTGGTGCTAATGGGGTGCCTCTCTTTTTTGTTATTAGCGGCTTTGTGATGATGATAGCTGCTGAGAAAATGCACAATGCGGATGGTGCCTGGAAGCTTTTTGCTATACGCAGAATTGTTAGGATTGTTCCGCTTTACTGGTTCGCTACTTCGGTGAAGCTATTCACCCTTCTGGCGGCTACCGGTCTGGTATTGCATGCACAGGTTGATTGGTTGTACACAGTGAAGTCCTATTTTTTTGTGCCAGCTATCAATGTGGATAACGAAACCAAACCACTGCTGGCGGTCGGTTGGACGTTGCTATTTGAAATGTTCTTCTATGCTGTTTTTACACTGGCATTGTTGGTTCGGGTGAGTGCGGTGAAATTTACAGCGCCGCTATTGGTTGCTCTCGCAATTGCGTCAGTTTTTAAAACGGATGCATGGAATGTGGCTTTGGCTTTTTATGCTGATCCAATAGTTCTTAATTTTTTGTGGGGGATGTTAACGGCTAGGCTAATGCAGCGAAGTGTGCTCGTTGAGCGAAATACTGCTGTTGTCATTCTTCTGCTTTCCCTTGGCTACTTGTTTTTTCCGCGCTTCCCTGAGTATGGAAATACCATAACTTATGGTCTGGCTTCTTTTTTGGTGGTTTATTGCTGTGCTAGCCTTGAAAAGACGGTAAATTTTACAATGCCACGGGGTTTGGTGTTTTTGGGGGCGGCGTCTTACTCTATTTATTTGTTTCATCCTCTAACTGCCCCAGTGGTACCTGAGGTGTTCAAGAGACTTGGCATTATCTATTCTGTTCCGTCGGTGATTGGCAGTATCCTTGTCGCCCTTTGCGTTGGGGCTTTCATGTATCGTTTTGTAGAGTGTCCACTGACGGATAAACTCAATCGCTATGTTAAACAATATTTTAGTAGTTTGACTGATTTTAGAGCGAGGGCGAAAAGTTTTGAATGA
- a CDS encoding YjbH domain-containing protein, protein MLKFRFAAVLLLPCGWAHGEPRYTQSDFGGVGLLQTPTARMAPAGELSATASRTDPYSRYSFSLQPLDWLEGSFRYTAITNRNYGPEDFSGDQSFKDKAIDIKARLWEETRWAPQVAIGARDIGGTGLFSSEYFVANKRYGELDFSLGIAWGYLGNRGDFSNPLAVFGSKFNDRPESSAAVARAGDVNTNAYFRGHPSLFGGVAYQTPWAPLSLKLEYEGNDYKNEPLDNSIKQDLPINIGVVYKLADSVDLSAGWERGNTAMFGITLHTNFVSRKTPVKTYDPPAEPLPAQEPSTPADQVNWADVSNRLQQNAGYKVKRITQRGSELMVYGEQSRYFYSAKAVGRASRILDNSVNQDIDWFTLVNQRYDMSIEETSVPRETFRAVVNNDQPLKDLHRTTEVNPATAHRETTLYTQALEPFSYGLGLGYKQNIGGPDGLLYQFTADVDAEYRFTRNTWWSGLLSANLLNNYDKFTYDAPSGLPRVRTDLRQYVTTSDVTMPTFQFNHAAQLDRDLYGMVYGGYLESMFAGVGSEVLYRPTGKRWSVGADLNFVRQRDFDQGFGLRDYQTVTGHVTSYTELPNDMLAAVSVGRYLARDWGTTIDLSREFKNGVKFGGWVTLTSASKEEYGEGSFDKGIYISIPFDELMSTSTMRRANIVWAPLTRDGGARLSRAYSLQTMTDGRDSDLFYNNFEKITE, encoded by the coding sequence CTGTTAAAGTTTCGTTTTGCTGCTGTTTTGCTCTTGCCCTGCGGATGGGCTCACGGCGAACCACGTTACACCCAAAGTGATTTCGGTGGCGTCGGTCTGTTGCAGACCCCCACCGCACGCATGGCGCCCGCGGGCGAGTTGAGCGCCACGGCCAGTCGTACTGACCCTTATTCGCGCTACAGTTTTTCCTTGCAGCCGCTCGATTGGCTGGAGGGCTCGTTTCGGTACACGGCGATCACCAACCGCAATTACGGTCCCGAGGATTTTAGCGGCGACCAGAGCTTCAAAGACAAGGCCATTGACATCAAGGCGCGGCTTTGGGAAGAAACTCGCTGGGCGCCGCAAGTCGCCATCGGCGCTCGGGACATCGGCGGTACCGGGTTGTTTTCCAGCGAATATTTCGTCGCCAACAAGCGTTATGGCGAGCTGGATTTCAGCCTCGGCATTGCCTGGGGCTATCTGGGTAACCGGGGGGATTTCAGTAACCCGCTGGCGGTCTTCGGCAGCAAGTTCAACGACCGGCCAGAGAGCTCGGCGGCTGTCGCGAGGGCAGGGGACGTGAACACCAATGCTTACTTCAGGGGTCACCCTTCGTTGTTTGGCGGGGTTGCCTATCAAACGCCGTGGGCACCGCTGAGCCTGAAGCTCGAGTACGAGGGCAACGATTACAAGAATGAGCCGCTGGACAACTCGATCAAGCAAGACCTGCCGATCAACATCGGCGTGGTCTACAAGCTGGCCGACAGCGTCGATTTGAGTGCTGGCTGGGAGCGTGGCAATACGGCGATGTTCGGCATCACGTTGCACACCAACTTTGTCAGCCGCAAGACACCGGTCAAGACGTATGATCCGCCCGCCGAACCATTGCCGGCGCAGGAACCCTCGACCCCGGCTGACCAGGTCAACTGGGCTGATGTCTCCAACCGACTGCAACAAAATGCTGGCTACAAGGTGAAACGCATCACCCAGCGTGGTTCTGAGCTGATGGTGTATGGCGAGCAGTCTCGTTATTTCTATTCGGCCAAAGCCGTCGGGCGAGCCAGCCGGATTCTCGATAACAGCGTCAATCAGGACATCGACTGGTTCACCTTGGTGAACCAGCGTTACGACATGTCCATCGAAGAAACCAGCGTGCCGCGAGAAACGTTCCGTGCGGTCGTGAACAACGACCAGCCGCTGAAGGATCTGCACCGTACGACCGAGGTCAATCCGGCAACGGCGCACCGGGAAACCACGCTCTACACCCAGGCACTGGAACCGTTCAGTTACGGCCTCGGTCTGGGCTACAAACAGAACATCGGCGGTCCCGACGGACTGCTCTATCAGTTCACCGCCGATGTCGACGCGGAGTACCGCTTCACCCGCAATACCTGGTGGAGCGGCTTGCTCAGTGCAAACTTGCTCAACAACTATGACAAGTTCACCTACGACGCGCCGAGCGGGCTACCGCGCGTGCGCACCGATCTGCGCCAATACGTGACCACCTCCGATGTGACGATGCCAACGTTCCAGTTCAACCATGCGGCGCAGCTGGATCGGGATTTATACGGCATGGTCTACGGCGGCTACCTGGAATCCATGTTCGCCGGCGTCGGCAGCGAAGTGCTGTATCGACCCACGGGGAAACGCTGGTCGGTGGGCGCAGACCTGAACTTCGTGCGTCAGCGGGACTTTGATCAGGGCTTCGGCCTGCGTGATTACCAGACCGTGACGGGCCATGTCACCAGCTATACTGAGCTGCCCAATGACATGCTTGCAGCGGTCAGTGTCGGGCGTTATCTGGCGCGGGACTGGGGCACCACCATCGACTTGTCGCGGGAGTTCAAGAACGGCGTGAAGTTTGGCGGCTGGGTCACTCTGACCAGCGCGTCGAAGGAAGAGTATGGCGAGGGCAGTTTCGACAAAGGGATCTATATTTCCATCCCGTTCGACGAACTGATGAGTACCTCCACCATGCGTCGGGCCAATATCGTCTGGGCACCGCTGACTCGCGATGGTGGCGCACGCCTGAGTCGTGCCTACTCGCTGCAAACCATGACCGATGGACGTGACAGCGATCTGTTCTACAACAACTTCGAGAAAATTACCGAATGA
- a CDS encoding EAL domain-containing protein, with protein sequence MEPGRQPIVHENFALVFFRQSILKRNDELFGSEIYAKATKQETPLNKGYQQLHSDHPLAIYHEVLTRIQLNALSKSEAIPSAQTPNKLFVNMNQSALLDKALIKEMNDAQALLKKHEQQLIPSINNSSLLSFNLKEKRTIINHIHLLKDNGIEIAFDGYDLSDDSTEKLISLTLFDYIKVDLTKSNFDIMVENSQDFFDRSYDCLSGMIHDSKIKFVADRVEHKALHTLARSMPFDFFQGRYYSPTELI encoded by the coding sequence ATGGAGCCCGGCAGGCAACCTATAGTGCACGAAAACTTCGCATTGGTTTTCTTCAGGCAATCGATTCTGAAAAGAAACGATGAACTGTTCGGCAGCGAAATTTATGCCAAGGCAACCAAACAGGAGACCCCTCTGAACAAGGGGTATCAACAGCTGCATTCCGATCATCCGTTGGCGATTTATCATGAAGTCCTGACACGGATCCAATTGAATGCCCTCTCAAAGAGTGAGGCCATCCCGTCCGCACAGACGCCCAATAAACTGTTCGTGAACATGAATCAGTCTGCTCTATTGGATAAAGCGCTCATTAAGGAGATGAACGATGCTCAAGCTTTACTCAAGAAGCATGAGCAACAACTGATCCCCAGTATTAACAACAGTTCGCTCCTGTCGTTCAACCTGAAAGAAAAAAGAACCATTATCAATCACATCCACCTATTGAAAGACAATGGGATCGAGATCGCTTTCGATGGCTATGATTTAAGCGACGATAGCACTGAAAAACTGATCAGCCTGACGCTGTTCGATTATATAAAAGTGGATCTGACCAAATCCAACTTCGACATCATGGTCGAAAACAGCCAGGATTTTTTCGACAGGTCTTATGACTGCCTGAGCGGCATGATCCATGACAGCAAGATCAAATTCGTGGCGGACCGAGTAGAGCACAAAGCACTACACACACTGGCTCGCAGCATGCCCTTCGACTTTTTTCAGGGGAGGTACTACTCACCCACTGAGCTTATTTAA